GGTCCAGACTGGAGCGGAATTTATAGTGATGAGAAAGCAATTATGGCACATGAGCGATTAGCAATTGTTGATCCTGCTTCTGGACAACAACCTCTATTTAGCCATGACCGTAGATTTGTATTAGCTGCCAATGGAGAGATATACAATCACAAAGAAATAAGAAAGCAACTTAAGGAACAGCATGAGTTTTTAACTAAATCTGATTGTGAGGTTATCTTAGCTTTATACAAAGAAAAAGGTGTAGAATTTTTAGATGATTTAAACGGGATTTTTGGTTTTGCCGTATACGATTCAATTACGGATGAATATTTAGTAGCCCGTGACCATATGGGAATTATTCCCCTATACATGGGATGGGATAAACATGGTACTTTTTATGTAGCTTCTGAATTAAAAGCTTTAGAAGGAGTTTGTAACAAAATCGAAATTTTTCCCCCTGGACACTATTATACGCGTGAAGATGGATTACAAAAATGGTATTCTCGTGACTGGATGGAGTACGAAGCTGTTAGAGACAACCAAACATCAATTGAAGAAGTACGTGACGCTTTAGAAGCAGCCGTTCATCGTCAACTAATGAGTGATGTGCCATACGGTGTTTTATTATCTGGTGGACTAGACTCTTCCATTACCTCAGCTATTGCTAAAAAATATGCTGCTAAGCGTATAGAATCTGGTGATAAAGATGCTGCTTGGTACCCTCAGCTACATTCGTTTTCAATAGGCTTAGAAGGTTCTCCAGATTTAGCTGCTGCTAAAAAAGTATCGGAATATATTGACACTATTCATCACGAAATCACTTTTACTATTCAAGAAGGCTTAGATGCAATAAAAGATGTTATTTACAACCTAGAAACTTACGATATTACAACAGTTCGTGCCTCTACTCCCATGTATTTAATGGCACGTGTTATTAAATCGATGGGAATAAAAATGGTACTATCTGGTGAAGGTGCTGATGAACTTTTTGGAGGATATTTGTACTTCCACAAAGCTCCTAATGCAGAAGAGTTCCACAAAGAAACAGTTAGAAAATTAGATAAGCTATATCAATACGATTGTTTACGTGCTAACAAAAGCTTAATGGCTTGGGGAATTGAAGGTCGTGTTCCATTCTTAGATAAAGAGTTCATGGATGTTGCAATGCGTATTAACCCTGAAGATAAAATGATTAACGGTGAGCGCATGGAAAAATGGGTATTACGAAAAGCCTTTGAAAGCTATTTACCTGAAGAAGTAGCTTGGAGACAAAAAGAACAATTCTCTGATGGAGTTGGGTATAACTGGATTGACACCTTAAAAGAAGTTGTAGAAGCTGCTATTACTGATGAAATGATGGCAAACGCCTCACATCGTTTTCCTACTCAAACACCAAGAGCCAAAGAAGAATATTATTATCGTTCAATATTTGAAGAACATTTCCCTAGTGAAACTGCTGCTTTAACAGTTCCATCTGTGCCTTCAATTGCTTGTAGTACCCCTACAGCGTTAGCATGGGATAAAAGTTTTCAAAACCAAAACGAACCCTCTGGTAGAGCTATCAAAGCTGTACATGAAGACGCTTACTAAGAAAAATTCTTAGTTTTTTTCAAATTTTAGTTGTGATAAAAATCTC
The nucleotide sequence above comes from Tenacibaculum singaporense. Encoded proteins:
- the asnB gene encoding asparagine synthase B, which encodes MCGIVCAFDLKQPSDKLRPQILEMAKKVRHRGPDWSGIYSDEKAIMAHERLAIVDPASGQQPLFSHDRRFVLAANGEIYNHKEIRKQLKEQHEFLTKSDCEVILALYKEKGVEFLDDLNGIFGFAVYDSITDEYLVARDHMGIIPLYMGWDKHGTFYVASELKALEGVCNKIEIFPPGHYYTREDGLQKWYSRDWMEYEAVRDNQTSIEEVRDALEAAVHRQLMSDVPYGVLLSGGLDSSITSAIAKKYAAKRIESGDKDAAWYPQLHSFSIGLEGSPDLAAAKKVSEYIDTIHHEITFTIQEGLDAIKDVIYNLETYDITTVRASTPMYLMARVIKSMGIKMVLSGEGADELFGGYLYFHKAPNAEEFHKETVRKLDKLYQYDCLRANKSLMAWGIEGRVPFLDKEFMDVAMRINPEDKMINGERMEKWVLRKAFESYLPEEVAWRQKEQFSDGVGYNWIDTLKEVVEAAITDEMMANASHRFPTQTPRAKEEYYYRSIFEEHFPSETAALTVPSVPSIACSTPTALAWDKSFQNQNEPSGRAIKAVHEDAY